A window of the Desulforapulum autotrophicum HRM2 genome harbors these coding sequences:
- a CDS encoding amino acid ABC transporter permease → MESFFKMMQFLLPGLGVTLCVTLIALFMGCCIGAIMAVLRVYGGVTARTIATSYSIVVRAIPVVVIIFILYFVVSEFVDLSPFMSGALALGFASGAYQTEIFRGAILSVPQGQMTAARGIGMGRAKAIRCIIMPQAMRIAIPSLINEVSLVLKDSSLVFVIGVPELLRRAQYASASTMEPLLAFGTAALFYILLTLVLSKVLEAIEQRFAVSF, encoded by the coding sequence ATGGAATCTTTTTTTAAAATGATGCAGTTTCTGCTGCCGGGCCTGGGGGTTACCCTGTGTGTAACTCTTATTGCGCTTTTCATGGGTTGCTGCATCGGTGCAATCATGGCTGTTCTAAGGGTGTATGGTGGTGTTACCGCAAGGACGATTGCCACAAGCTACAGCATTGTGGTGCGGGCAATCCCTGTGGTTGTGATTATTTTTATTCTCTATTTTGTCGTTTCAGAATTCGTTGATCTCTCACCGTTCATGTCAGGGGCCCTGGCCCTTGGGTTTGCAAGCGGCGCCTACCAGACGGAAATCTTCAGGGGGGCCATTTTATCCGTGCCCCAGGGTCAGATGACGGCAGCCCGGGGCATCGGCATGGGCCGGGCCAAGGCCATTCGTTGCATCATTATGCCCCAGGCCATGAGAATAGCCATCCCCTCACTTATTAATGAAGTCTCCCTGGTGTTAAAGGATTCGTCCCTGGTGTTTGTCATTGGGGTGCCTGAGCTTTTGCGAAGGGCCCAGTATGCAAGCGCCAGCACCATGGAGCCGTTGCTGGCTTTTGGCACGGCTGCCCTTTTTTACATCCTTTTGACCCTTGTGTTGAGCAAGGTGCTTGAGGCGATTGAACAACGGTTTGCCGTCAGCTTCTGA
- a CDS encoding tetratricopeptide repeat protein: protein MANKKVFFLLAAVLFLAWFFLLRQTITSSFEQTGDLYFAQRDYKQAIVEWEKALGQGSNDPIIMGKIGNAYLRLAKFDRAEKTFERAVELDLGAVDIHFELVRLSLLNGEFASAENRCALLKTKVPFNPEVEILLGDMAVLGNHMEQAEKFYRNAVDLSNGSPRSLIKLATCLVMLGKRQEADTLFAIADKTGMQSPRVLVQMADYFFVSGRDEDAEACLVEALKKEPKDLDLKVRLARFYRSTHALERAETVFAALVADDPANLYFKKMVGDIYISLNKLNNAEQVISDMGQLLQKPDPDFEMLQGKYWLFKGNYVYAATHFKSAVDLSPGFFWAHYLLSVAYLMGGQNQLGENSLEDALYFYPDQPQALLLMASILYKKGKYSLGLDYLNRLKEKAPENCRAHRLTGLNLLALESYEKARVAFTSALLIRPEDPASLYLLGITAEAMNMKSLAIACYTKVLDKNPRLVDVIHRYASLLMGQGDLKAADGLMARLLDKNRDNPYYHYVAALVDVRAKRFATAEDHFKRAILPGKPLGEVHVGLADLYISQGRILDAISTLEACTSTIPCFVDAWTGLAGIYLKTDKPLEALAVMERAEKKLPDSPAILGNLAWLYLETESDLNLALDFARKAYELSPGDPAISDTLAWAYYKKGAFSQAAGLLASVEEKDPKNGVVLYHHGMTLYGQGKLSEAVEKLKKAAKTALGEADLNQINEILSRISSQTAVKVPHAVSTMGDKFKFDTFELEKSPFQETQDAMQSEEMLQPQWQN from the coding sequence ATGGCAAATAAAAAGGTTTTTTTCCTATTAGCGGCGGTTTTGTTTCTGGCCTGGTTTTTTTTGCTCAGACAAACCATAACCTCATCCTTTGAGCAAACTGGGGATCTCTACTTTGCCCAAAGGGATTACAAACAGGCCATTGTTGAATGGGAAAAGGCCCTGGGTCAGGGGTCAAACGACCCCATAATCATGGGGAAAATCGGCAATGCATATTTGCGGCTGGCAAAGTTTGATCGGGCAGAAAAAACCTTTGAACGGGCCGTTGAGTTGGACCTAGGGGCTGTTGATATTCATTTTGAACTGGTTCGGCTAAGCCTTTTAAATGGTGAGTTTGCCTCTGCTGAAAACCGATGCGCCCTGTTGAAAACCAAGGTGCCCTTCAATCCTGAGGTGGAGATTCTTCTCGGGGATATGGCTGTTCTGGGCAATCATATGGAACAAGCAGAGAAGTTTTACCGCAATGCCGTGGACCTGTCCAACGGTTCCCCCCGTTCCTTGATAAAGCTTGCCACCTGTCTTGTGATGCTTGGAAAGCGTCAGGAGGCCGATACCCTTTTTGCCATTGCTGACAAGACTGGGATGCAAAGCCCCCGGGTCCTTGTCCAGATGGCGGATTATTTTTTTGTGTCGGGCAGGGATGAAGATGCCGAGGCGTGTTTGGTCGAGGCGCTCAAAAAGGAACCCAAGGACCTTGATCTCAAAGTTCGGCTGGCCCGGTTTTATCGCTCCACCCATGCCCTTGAACGGGCAGAGACTGTTTTTGCCGCCCTTGTTGCGGATGATCCGGCCAACCTCTATTTTAAGAAAATGGTTGGGGACATTTACATCTCTTTGAACAAATTGAATAATGCCGAACAAGTTATCAGCGACATGGGACAACTTCTCCAGAAGCCTGATCCTGATTTTGAAATGCTCCAGGGCAAGTACTGGCTTTTTAAGGGTAACTATGTGTATGCTGCCACCCATTTTAAGTCGGCGGTTGATCTTTCACCGGGATTTTTCTGGGCCCATTATCTGTTAAGTGTTGCCTATCTCATGGGGGGCCAGAATCAGCTGGGTGAAAACAGCCTTGAAGACGCTCTTTATTTCTATCCTGATCAGCCCCAGGCCCTGCTGTTGATGGCGTCGATCCTGTATAAAAAAGGGAAATATTCCCTGGGTCTTGACTACTTGAACCGCCTAAAGGAAAAAGCGCCTGAAAACTGCCGGGCCCATCGATTGACAGGTTTAAACCTTTTGGCCCTTGAATCCTATGAAAAGGCCAGGGTTGCATTTACCTCGGCCCTTTTAATTCGCCCTGAAGACCCGGCATCCCTTTATTTGCTTGGCATAACCGCCGAGGCCATGAACATGAAGTCCCTGGCCATTGCGTGTTACACAAAGGTCCTTGACAAAAATCCCAGGCTTGTTGATGTGATCCATCGCTATGCCTCCCTTTTAATGGGTCAGGGCGATCTAAAGGCGGCCGATGGTTTAATGGCCCGCCTTTTGGATAAAAACCGTGACAATCCCTATTACCATTATGTTGCTGCCCTGGTGGATGTCAGGGCCAAACGGTTTGCAACGGCAGAAGATCATTTTAAAAGGGCAATTCTGCCTGGAAAGCCCCTTGGGGAGGTTCATGTAGGCCTTGCTGATCTTTATATCTCCCAGGGCAGGATATTGGATGCTATTTCCACTCTGGAGGCTTGTACCTCAACGATTCCATGTTTTGTAGACGCCTGGACAGGTCTGGCTGGTATCTATCTTAAAACCGATAAACCCCTGGAAGCCCTGGCTGTGATGGAGCGGGCTGAAAAGAAACTGCCCGATTCTCCTGCCATCCTTGGCAACCTTGCCTGGCTTTATCTTGAAACCGAGTCTGACCTGAACCTTGCCCTGGATTTTGCCCGAAAGGCCTATGAACTAAGTCCGGGTGATCCGGCCATTTCCGATACCCTTGCTTGGGCATACTACAAAAAAGGAGCCTTTTCCCAGGCTGCCGGGCTTCTTGCCTCGGTTGAAGAAAAGGATCCGAAAAATGGCGTTGTCCTGTACCACCACGGCATGACCCTCTACGGCCAGGGCAAACTTTCTGAGGCCGTTGAAAAATTGAAAAAAGCCGCTAAAACAGCGCTTGGGGAGGCAGATCTCAATCAGATCAACGAAATCCTTTCCCGTATAAGCAGCCAAACAGCGGTCAAAGTGCCCCATGCCGTGTCAACAATGGGTGATAAATTTAAATTTGATACCTTTGAACTGGAAAAATCGCCTTTTCAGGAAACCCAGGATGCCATGCAGAGCGAAGAGATGCTTCAACCCCAGTGGCAAAATTAG
- a CDS encoding amino acid ABC transporter ATP-binding protein: protein MIKPVLRIKNLHKSFGKMAVIKGVSFDVAPSEVIVVIGSSGTGKSTMLQCLNLLHRPDSGQIFLEEEEITAPNVDEDRVRQQMGMVFQEFNLFNHLSVINNVAIGMVKVLGVPAGDARQKAMEELARVGMADHQDKYPAQLSGGQKQRVGIARALGMNPKVMLFDEPTSALDPELTGEVLTVMQRLAADGMTMVIVSHEMGFAREVADRVIFMENGHIEEQGTPDQLFNNPDSERTRAFLSLINPGQAQ from the coding sequence ATGATTAAACCAGTACTACGCATAAAAAATCTGCACAAATCCTTTGGTAAAATGGCGGTGATCAAGGGCGTCAGCTTTGACGTCGCCCCTTCAGAAGTGATTGTGGTTATCGGCAGCAGCGGTACTGGCAAGAGTACCATGCTCCAGTGTCTCAACCTCTTGCACCGGCCCGATTCCGGTCAGATTTTTCTGGAGGAAGAAGAGATTACCGCCCCCAATGTTGATGAGGACAGGGTCCGCCAGCAGATGGGAATGGTTTTCCAGGAGTTTAATCTGTTCAACCACCTGAGCGTGATCAACAATGTGGCCATCGGCATGGTCAAGGTGCTGGGCGTTCCCGCTGGAGATGCTCGACAAAAGGCCATGGAAGAGCTTGCCCGGGTGGGCATGGCAGACCACCAGGACAAATACCCGGCCCAGCTGTCCGGCGGGCAAAAACAGCGGGTGGGCATTGCCAGGGCCCTTGGCATGAACCCCAAGGTCATGCTGTTTGACGAGCCCACCTCGGCCCTGGACCCTGAACTCACGGGAGAGGTGCTGACCGTGATGCAGCGGCTGGCAGCCGATGGCATGACCATGGTGATTGTCTCCCATGAGATGGGGTTTGCAAGGGAGGTTGCGGACCGGGTGATCTTCATGGAAAATGGACATATTGAAGAGCAGGGCACCCCGGATCAGCTGTTCAACAATCCCGATTCCGAGCGAACCCGGGCGTTTTTGTCGCTGATCAATCCAGGGCAAGCCCAATGA
- a CDS encoding ABC transporter substrate-binding protein, with protein MKQIFGFLLMLGLCMTSVANAGDTIVVGTSADYPPYEFTDATGAFVGFDMDLVRAIGDKIGKKVKIVDMGFDTLIAGLQNKKIDVVIAAMQASDERRKKVDFSITYHDIKDALLVKADSDIQIKSVYDIAGYKVASQTGTIQEKWIQDNLVKTGKLAAENYFSYERVDNAAMDVKAGRVDVLHIIADPAISLAEKNSLKIALITTETVSAGQSLAVTKGNTALLSEINKAIEALKADGSLKKLMDKYKLL; from the coding sequence ATGAAGCAGATTTTTGGTTTTTTGTTGATGCTGGGGCTGTGCATGACAAGTGTTGCCAACGCAGGTGATACCATTGTGGTGGGAACCTCGGCGGATTATCCGCCCTATGAGTTCACCGATGCCACTGGGGCATTTGTCGGTTTTGATATGGATCTGGTCCGTGCCATTGGCGACAAGATTGGTAAAAAGGTCAAGATTGTTGACATGGGGTTTGATACCCTGATCGCAGGATTGCAGAACAAAAAAATTGATGTGGTCATTGCCGCCATGCAGGCAAGTGATGAGCGCAGGAAAAAGGTGGATTTTTCCATCACCTACCATGACATCAAAGACGCACTCCTGGTAAAGGCTGATTCCGACATTCAGATTAAGTCTGTTTATGACATTGCAGGATATAAGGTCGCCTCTCAGACCGGGACGATCCAGGAGAAATGGATCCAGGATAACCTGGTCAAAACAGGGAAGCTTGCCGCTGAGAATTATTTTTCCTACGAACGGGTGGACAACGCAGCCATGGACGTCAAGGCTGGCCGTGTGGATGTGCTGCACATCATTGCTGATCCTGCCATTTCCCTTGCCGAGAAGAACAGCCTCAAGATTGCCCTGATCACAACGGAAACCGTTTCTGCAGGCCAGAGTCTTGCTGTAACCAAGGGCAACACCGCGCTTTTGTCCGAAATCAACAAGGCCATTGAAGCCCTCAAGGCGGACGGATCATTGAAAAAACTGATGGACAAGTATAAGCTGCTGTAA
- a CDS encoding DMT family transporter, translating to MVRRLTVSQPMVEQTSLPPVTAIYTAFLCVLFGANAVAIKISLVGLGIYTTAALRFSIATLVIWAWAFSTQKPLKITAIQFLKLVPSGVIFFCQLALFYTGLSKTTASHGTLISNALPFIIMVLAHFFIPGETITWKKTTGLLIGFIGVVVLFSDKVTLTGHGLEGDMIVLAAVLFWGCNAVYVKRIIHDFHPVQITLYPMAIALPLLIIGSLFVDNERVRFLNPDIISAMVYQALVTASFAFIAWNTLVKRYGTTLLHSFVFIMPLSGVFFGVLLLNEPLTANLMVSIALVTTGLIVVNKNGIKRPVEQPAKQEG from the coding sequence ATGGTGAGGAGGTTGACCGTTAGCCAGCCCATGGTCGAGCAGACCTCCCTGCCACCAGTAACGGCAATATACACCGCCTTTCTCTGCGTCCTGTTTGGCGCCAATGCCGTTGCCATCAAAATCAGCCTGGTGGGACTTGGTATCTATACCACGGCCGCCCTGAGGTTCTCTATAGCGACCCTTGTCATCTGGGCATGGGCCTTTTCGACCCAAAAGCCCCTGAAAATAACAGCCATTCAATTCTTAAAGCTGGTTCCCTCCGGCGTCATCTTTTTCTGCCAGCTCGCTCTCTTTTACACAGGACTGAGCAAGACAACCGCCTCCCACGGCACCCTGATCTCCAACGCCCTTCCCTTTATTATCATGGTGCTTGCCCATTTTTTTATTCCAGGCGAGACCATTACCTGGAAAAAAACAACCGGGCTTCTCATTGGTTTCATCGGTGTTGTTGTCCTGTTTTCCGATAAGGTGACCCTGACAGGGCATGGGCTGGAAGGCGATATGATCGTGCTTGCGGCTGTTCTGTTCTGGGGTTGCAACGCGGTTTATGTCAAACGAATCATCCACGATTTCCATCCCGTACAGATCACACTTTACCCCATGGCAATTGCCCTGCCCTTGCTCATTATCGGCAGTTTATTCGTCGACAATGAAAGGGTTCGATTCCTCAACCCGGACATCATCAGCGCAATGGTGTATCAAGCACTTGTAACGGCAAGTTTTGCCTTTATCGCCTGGAACACCCTGGTAAAACGCTACGGCACAACCCTGCTCCACTCGTTTGTTTTTATCATGCCCCTTTCCGGCGTATTTTTCGGCGTCCTCCTGCTCAATGAACCGCTCACGGCAAACCTGATGGTTTCAATCGCCCTTGTTACAACAGGCCTTATCGTGGTCAACAAAAACGGAATAAAACGCCCGGTGGAACAGCCTGCAAAACAGGAGGGTTAA
- a CDS encoding amino acid ABC transporter permease, with protein MNEFLAYAAMALPEMLQGTVITLKLTAGALLIGILIGLPLSLVRVYGGKLLQPFCSAYLTLFRGTPLLVQLFVVYYGLPELGISFSRMTAAFLTLGCNSAAYQCEYFRGAIQAVSKGQMRAARGIGMSKLQGIRHIILPQALRLVIPAWSNEFIAMVKYTAIVFLIAVPDLMSRAKILSSQNFAPIQTYILVALIYLVLVGTLSLGLHFVQQRLAVPGFDFGQDAR; from the coding sequence ATGAACGAATTTTTGGCATATGCCGCCATGGCCCTGCCTGAAATGCTCCAGGGAACCGTGATTACCCTGAAACTTACGGCCGGTGCCCTGCTTATCGGTATTCTTATCGGACTGCCCCTCTCCCTTGTGCGGGTCTATGGTGGTAAGCTGTTGCAGCCATTTTGTTCGGCCTACCTGACCCTTTTCCGGGGAACACCCCTTTTGGTACAGCTCTTTGTGGTTTACTATGGATTGCCCGAGCTGGGCATCTCTTTTTCCCGCATGACAGCGGCCTTTCTTACCCTTGGATGCAACAGTGCCGCCTACCAGTGTGAATATTTCCGTGGGGCCATTCAGGCCGTTTCAAAGGGTCAGATGAGGGCGGCAAGGGGGATCGGCATGAGTAAACTCCAGGGCATCCGGCATATTATCCTTCCCCAGGCATTGCGCCTTGTGATACCGGCCTGGTCCAATGAATTTATTGCCATGGTAAAATACACGGCCATTGTTTTTCTCATTGCTGTACCGGACCTCATGAGTCGGGCCAAGATTTTATCCAGCCAGAATTTTGCCCCCATTCAGACTTACATTCTTGTGGCGCTGATCTACCTTGTGCTGGTGGGTACCTTGAGCCTGGGGCTTCACTTTGTGCAGCAACGACTTGCCGTGCCCGGGTTTGATTTTGGCCAGGACGCCCGGTGA
- a CDS encoding 2-hydroxyacid dehydrogenase: MTRKFPEVGLKLLELAGFDLTLRSSDRPMAFTELVERSTGHQVILCTVGDGINRAFLEHCRHLELISQFAVGFDNIDVDTATRLGIPVANTPDVMSEATADIAFGLMIATARKMFFLHKTILKGEWGYFEPKANLGMELTGKTLGIFGLGRIGEKMAQRCKNAYGMSVIYHSRNRNRTAEKQLGAVWVSFDELLAQSDVLSVHSVLSDDTRHLFDRTAFERMKSTAIFINTARGAIHQELDLIEALVAKEIWGAGLDVTDPEPMAADNPLLSMDTVCVLPHVGSATMEARDAMSRLAAENIIEFYTKGSVTHLVNPGVFN, translated from the coding sequence GTGACACGAAAATTTCCAGAGGTCGGCTTAAAATTGCTCGAACTGGCGGGGTTTGATCTGACCCTTCGATCAAGCGACCGGCCCATGGCTTTTACAGAGCTTGTTGAACGTTCAACGGGGCACCAGGTAATCTTGTGCACGGTTGGCGATGGGATCAACAGGGCGTTCCTCGAACATTGCCGTCATTTGGAGCTGATTTCCCAGTTTGCCGTGGGGTTTGACAATATCGATGTGGATACGGCCACACGCCTTGGCATTCCCGTGGCAAACACCCCGGATGTCATGAGCGAGGCAACGGCTGACATTGCTTTCGGGCTGATGATTGCAACGGCAAGGAAAATGTTTTTTCTTCATAAAACCATTCTTAAGGGGGAATGGGGCTATTTTGAGCCAAAGGCAAATCTTGGCATGGAGTTGACGGGAAAAACCCTGGGTATCTTCGGTCTTGGCCGCATTGGGGAAAAAATGGCCCAACGGTGCAAAAACGCCTATGGCATGTCCGTGATCTACCACAGCCGTAATCGGAACCGGACCGCGGAAAAACAACTTGGCGCCGTATGGGTGAGCTTTGACGAGTTACTGGCCCAAAGCGATGTTTTGTCTGTCCACTCTGTGTTGAGCGATGACACCCGCCACCTCTTTGACCGAACCGCCTTTGAACGGATGAAATCCACCGCTATTTTTATCAATACGGCAAGGGGGGCGATTCACCAGGAGTTGGATTTGATTGAGGCCCTTGTTGCAAAAGAGATCTGGGGTGCAGGGCTTGATGTTACAGACCCTGAACCCATGGCAGCGGACAATCCACTCTTGTCCATGGATACGGTTTGCGTGCTGCCCCATGTGGGATCGGCCACCATGGAGGCAAGGGATGCCATGTCACGGCTTGCGGCAGAAAATATTATTGAATTTTACACTAAGGGTTCAGTGACACATCTGGTGAACCCCGGGGTGTTCAACTAG
- the hisC gene encoding histidinol-phosphate transaminase, whose product MEQLFDFKDLARENVADMLPYIPGKPILEVQEAYGLGKVIKLSSNECPFDLPSGLGQALAKAVTTGNRYPDALCRRLRAKTAIKLGVGEENLIFANGAEEGIRLIAQIFLNHGDTAIIPTPIFDAYSVATRLMGATEICLPLNNYRIDLDAVLEACDKNSGVKLVWLCSPSNPTGDILKKRELDAFLARLPQNIIVVLDEAYAEFVTDDQAVRTEDYLGKDPRVMGLRTFSKAYGLAGFRIGYLVADPGVIELVNNVKLPFNVNTQALVAAEYMLDEQTFAANHVALVVKEREFMRTELCKRGFEVPESQGNFLFVKIPEDLNKNGQDIFKLLLPKGLIVRPGTAFGVSQYFRMSLGTREDNLLFLAAFDRVLA is encoded by the coding sequence ATGGAACAATTATTTGATTTTAAAGACCTTGCCAGGGAAAATGTCGCAGACATGCTTCCCTATATTCCGGGTAAACCCATTTTAGAGGTTCAGGAGGCCTATGGACTTGGCAAGGTGATCAAGCTTTCATCCAATGAATGCCCGTTTGATCTGCCTTCGGGGCTTGGTCAGGCCCTTGCAAAGGCCGTGACCACGGGCAACCGCTATCCTGATGCCCTGTGCCGTCGTTTGCGGGCAAAGACGGCAATTAAGCTCGGGGTTGGGGAAGAGAATCTGATCTTTGCCAATGGTGCGGAAGAGGGAATTCGGCTGATCGCCCAGATCTTTTTAAACCACGGAGACACGGCCATTATTCCAACGCCTATTTTTGATGCCTACAGTGTGGCCACACGGCTCATGGGCGCAACTGAAATCTGTCTACCCCTTAATAATTATCGGATTGATCTGGATGCCGTGCTCGAGGCGTGTGACAAAAACAGCGGGGTCAAGCTTGTCTGGCTCTGCTCTCCGTCAAACCCCACGGGGGATATCCTGAAAAAGCGTGAGTTGGACGCCTTTCTGGCCCGGCTTCCCCAAAATATTATCGTGGTTCTGGACGAGGCCTATGCCGAGTTTGTCACGGATGACCAGGCAGTACGCACCGAGGATTACCTGGGCAAAGATCCCAGGGTCATGGGCCTGAGAACCTTTTCCAAGGCCTATGGTCTGGCGGGGTTCCGCATTGGATACCTGGTTGCAGATCCCGGGGTTATTGAGCTTGTGAACAATGTCAAGCTGCCCTTCAATGTCAATACCCAGGCCCTTGTTGCCGCAGAATATATGCTTGATGAACAGACATTTGCGGCAAACCATGTAGCCCTTGTGGTCAAAGAGCGGGAGTTCATGCGCACCGAGCTTTGCAAGCGCGGCTTTGAAGTGCCTGAATCCCAGGGAAACTTTCTGTTTGTGAAAATTCCAGAAGATTTGAATAAAAACGGGCAGGATATATTCAAGCTGCTGCTGCCCAAGGGGTTGATTGTCCGTCCGGGAACGGCCTTTGGGGTGTCCCAGTATTTTAGAATGTCCCTGGGAACAAGGGAGGATAATCTGTTGTTCCTGGCGGCGTTTGACCGGGTGCTGGCCTGA
- a CDS encoding nickel pincer cofactor-dependent isomerase, group 22, with the protein MVKIPVPKGIKFPGMYQIRQGFDVPPGIDVTRAVDGQWQRIKGTLALAPGARIAVGVGSRGLSNLPEIVRAVVAKLKDAGARPFITSAMGSHGGATAQGQVAVLAQLGITRESVGAPVEVTMDVVSMGEADGIPLYIDRLAHGADGIVLINRVKPHTDFTGPVESGIIKMLVIGLGNQKGADFYHQTAVGRDFYDMIITAGRRLLTKTKFLFGVALVENQDHQTCDIQMAIPAKIEAMEIDLLKKARSLLPRLPLDEIDLLIVDEMGKDISGAGMDPNVVGGRGSCVWSANRPWPKITRIFARSLTRATKGNASGLGMVHVTTPRLVEMIDMQATAINAITASCPEDCRIPMTLATEKEAVVAALMTIGPYTPEDVRIVHIQNTLHLDHMRVSEGCLVGLVNNPDITITSESSPLAFDASGNLV; encoded by the coding sequence GTGGTTAAGATACCGGTTCCGAAAGGGATTAAGTTTCCCGGCATGTACCAGATTCGCCAGGGGTTTGACGTTCCCCCTGGCATTGATGTGACACGGGCTGTGGACGGGCAGTGGCAACGGATAAAAGGGACCCTTGCCCTGGCACCTGGGGCCCGGATAGCCGTGGGTGTGGGCAGTCGCGGGTTGTCAAACCTGCCTGAAATTGTCCGGGCTGTTGTGGCAAAGTTAAAGGATGCCGGTGCCCGGCCCTTTATCACCTCGGCCATGGGTTCCCACGGAGGGGCAACGGCCCAGGGCCAGGTGGCAGTGCTTGCCCAGCTGGGCATCACCAGGGAAAGTGTCGGTGCCCCTGTGGAGGTGACCATGGATGTGGTGTCAATGGGTGAGGCGGATGGAATTCCCCTGTATATAGACCGGCTGGCCCACGGGGCCGACGGCATTGTGCTGATCAACCGGGTAAAGCCCCACACGGATTTTACCGGACCCGTTGAGAGCGGGATTATTAAAATGCTCGTCATCGGACTTGGTAACCAGAAGGGGGCTGATTTTTATCACCAGACAGCCGTTGGAAGAGATTTTTACGATATGATCATTACGGCCGGTCGCAGGCTTTTGACAAAAACAAAATTTTTGTTTGGTGTGGCCCTGGTGGAAAATCAGGACCACCAGACCTGTGACATTCAGATGGCGATTCCGGCAAAGATCGAAGCGATGGAAATAGATTTGCTGAAAAAGGCACGCAGCCTGTTACCCCGGCTTCCTCTGGATGAGATTGATCTTTTGATCGTGGATGAAATGGGAAAGGATATCAGTGGTGCGGGCATGGACCCCAACGTGGTGGGCGGCAGGGGCAGTTGTGTGTGGAGTGCCAACCGACCCTGGCCGAAAATCACACGCATTTTTGCCAGAAGCCTTACCCGGGCCACAAAGGGGAATGCCTCGGGTCTTGGCATGGTCCATGTCACCACACCCAGGCTTGTTGAAATGATTGACATGCAGGCCACTGCCATCAATGCCATCACTGCTTCCTGCCCTGAAGACTGCCGGATACCCATGACCCTGGCCACGGAAAAAGAGGCGGTTGTTGCAGCCCTGATGACCATTGGCCCTTATACCCCTGAAGATGTGCGCATCGTTCATATTCAAAACACGCTTCACCTTGATCATATGAGGGTTTCAGAGGGGTGTCTTGTCGGCCTGGTCAACAATCCAGATATAACCATAACCTCTGAATCCTCTCCCCTGGCCTTTGATGCCTCCGGTAACCTGGTATAA